A window from Drosophila subobscura isolate 14011-0131.10 chromosome O, UCBerk_Dsub_1.0, whole genome shotgun sequence encodes these proteins:
- the LOC117897744 gene encoding abnormal spindle-like microcephaly-associated protein homolog: MYIYPSSPESSSSLQSEESAATKIQAGFRGYRVRKQVHQSAKTVTSNRFGNRFLSSNSKRNQNQRQRSNHNNVPTENQMSSTRYEDVDHHVATSGNEEDAAKSVEDRSATKIQAGFRGFLVRKKQKMATEAAVKIQAGFRGFRTRKELKQT; encoded by the coding sequence ATGTACATTTATCCAAGTTCCCCGGAATCATCATCGTCCTTGCAGTCTGAAGAAAGTGCAGCCACAAAGATACAAGCAGGATTCCGTGGCTACCGTGTTCGCAAACAGGTTCACCAGTCAGCAAAGACAGTTACTAGCAACAGATTCGGAAACCGCTTTTTAAGTTCGAATAGTAAACGGAACCAAAACCAGCGTCAGCGCTCCAACCACAACAACGTCCCTACAGAAAACCAAATGAGTTCCACCCGTTATGAAGACGTCGATCATCACGTTGCGACATCAGGAAACGAGGAAGACGCTGCGAAATCAGTTGAAGATCGTAGTGCTACCAAAATTCAAGCCGGATTTCGAGGATTTCTTGTacgaaagaaacaaaaaatggctaCAGAAGCAGCTGTGAAAATTCAGGCTGGCTTTCGCGGATTTAGGACTCGCAAGGAATTGAAGCAGACATGA
- the LOC117897657 gene encoding DNA replication licensing factor Mcm5, whose translation MEGFDDAGVFFSDNFGNDQQPDGAQINLQAVKKRYKEFIRTFNEDNFFYKYRDTLKRNYLNGRYFLEIEMEDLVGFDEALADKMNKQPTEHLQIFEEAALEVADEITAPRPEHEEHMHDIQILLRSNANPTNIRELKSECVSRLVKIAGIIVSASGISAKATRMSIMCLSCSTVIPNLKVNPGLEGYALPRKCTTEQAGRPKCPLDPFFVMPDKCKCVDFQTLKLQELPDFVPQGEIPRHLQLFCDRSLCERVVPGNRVLIQGIYSIRKVGKPSRRDGREKAVVGVRAPYMRVVGITVDTEGSGAISRYSNITTDEEDNFRRMAASGDIYERLSQSLAPSIFGSRDIKKAITCMLFGGSRKRLPDGLCRRGDINVLLLGDPGTAKSQLLKFVEKVAPIGVYTSGKGSSAAGLTASVMKDPQTRNFVMEGGAMVLADGGVVCIDEFDKMREDDRVAIHEAMEQQTISIAKAGITTTLNSRCSVLAAANSIFGRWDDTKGEENIDFMPTILSRFDMIFIVKDVHDETRDITLAKHIINVHLSSNKSAPSEPAEGEISLSTFKKYIHYCRTHCGPRLSEAAGEKLKSRYVLMRSGAGQQEKNSDKRLSIPITVRQLEAVIRISESLAKIRLLPFVNDDHVNEALRLFQVSTLDAAMTGSLAGAEGFTTEEDQETLNRIEKQLKRRFAIGSQVSEQNILQDFLRQKYEERTVVKVIHTMIRRGELQHRMQRKMLYRIC comes from the exons ATGGAGGGATTTGATGATGCTGGTGTATTTTTCTCCGATAATTTCGGAAACGATCAGCAGCCGGACGGTgcccaaataaatttgcaagcAGTCAAGAAAAGATACAAAGAGTTTATACGCACATTCAATGAGGACAACTTTTTTTACAAATACCG TGACACATTGAAGCGCAACTACCTCAATGGACGCTATTTTCtggaaatcgaaatggaaGACTTGGTGGGATTTGATGAGGCGCTTGCCGataaaatgaacaaacagCCAACGGAgcatttgcaaatttttgagGAGGCTGCTCTGGAAGTTGCTGATGAAATTACAGCTCCACGTCCCGAACATGAAGAGCACATGCATGACATCCAAATACTGTTGAGATCCAATGCCAACCCCACCAATATACGTGAGCTAAAATCAGAGTGCGTGTCGCGTTTGGTAAAAATTGCAGGAATAATTGTGTCTGCATCTGGCATAAGTGCAAAGGCAACAAGAATGTCGATTATGTGCTTGTCGTGCAGCACTGTTATACCAAATCTCAAAGTGAACCCCGGACTAGAAGGCTACGCCCTGCCTCGAAAATGCACAACGGAACAGGCGGGAAGACCAAAGTGCCCACTAGATCCCTTCTTCGTGATGCCGGACAAGTGCAAGTGCGTGGATTTTCAAACGCTAAAGTTGCAGGAGCTACCAGACTTTGTCCCTCAAGGAGAGATCCCTCGTCatttgcaacttttttgtGACCGCTCACTATGCGAACGTGTTGTGCCAGGAAATCGTGTTCTAATACAAGGAATTTATTCTATTCGAAAAGTGGGTAAGCCTTCTCGTCGCGATGGTCGAGAGAAGGCCGTTGTGGGTGTTCGCGCGCCCTATATGCGGGTAGTGGGCATAACAGTGGATACAGAGGGATCCGGTGCCATTTCTCGCTATAGCAACATAACTACCGATGAGGAGGACAATTTCCGGCGCATGGCGGCCTCAGGAGATATATATGAGCGCCTTTCTCAGTCATTGGCGCCTAGTATTTTCGGATCTCGTGACATTAAGAAGGCGATCACTTGTATGCTTTTTGGGGGGTCCCGCAAGCGGCTGCCAGATGGCTTGTGTCGGCGTGGCGACATTAATGTACTGCTGCTGGGAGATCCTGGTACTGCCAAGTCGCAGTTACTAAAATTTGTCGAGAAAGTGGCCCCGATTGGCGTGTACACATCAGGAAAGGGATCTAGCGCGGCTGGTCTTACAGCATCAGTTATGAAGGATCCTCAAACG CGAAATTTCGTCATGGAAGGAGGTGCCATGGTATTGGCCGATGGTGGAGTCGTTTGCATTGACGAATTTGACAAAATGCGTGAAGATGATCGGGTGGCCATACACGAGGCAATGGAACAGCAGACCATCTCCATCGCAAAGGCCGGCATTACAACTACATTGAACTCTCGTTGCTCGGTTTTAGCAGCTgctaattcaatttttggtCGGTGGGACGATACAAAGGGCGAGGAAAATATTGATTTCATGCCCACAATATTATCTCGCTTTGACATGATTTTCATTGTTAAAGACGTACACGATGAGACACGTGACATTACTCTTGCAAAGCACATCATAAACGTGCATCTTAGTTCAAACAAATCAGCACCCTCCGAGCCAGCCGAAGGTGAAATATCCTTATCCACGTTTAAAAAGTACATACATTACTGTCGCACGCATTGTGGGCCAAGATTAAGTGAAGCTGCTGGCGAGAAGCTTAAAAGCCGCTACGTTCTGATGCGAAGTGGTGCCGGGCAGCAGGAAAAGAATTCAGACAAACGCTTAAGTATCCCGATTACAGTGCGCCAGCTAGAAGCTGTGATTCGAATTTCAGAGTCATTAGCCAAAATACGATTGCTCCCTTTTGTCAATGATGACCATGTCAACGAGGCCCTTCGACTGTTTCAAGTGTCCACACTTGACGCAGCTATGACTGGAAGCCTGGCCGGGGCTGAAGGATTCACCACAGAGGAAGACCAGGAAACTCTAAACCGGattgaaaaacaattaaagcgtCGTTTTGCCATCGGATCCCAAGTTTCTGAGCAAAATATCTTGCAG GACTTTTTACGGCAAAAGTACGAGGAGCGTACTGTAGTAAAAGTCATTCACACGATGATTCGACGGGGTGAACTTCAGCATAGAATGCAACGCAAGATGCTATACCGCATATGCTAG